The Ralstonia pseudosolanacearum genome includes the window GCAGGAGATTTGCATGATTTCTCTCGATCCCTTCGATCTGGCCCTGCTTGCCGCCCTTCAGCGCGACGGCCGTGCGACCCACCAGCAGCTCTCGGAGCAGGTCCACCTGTCGGCCAGCCAGGTCGGGCGCCGGCTCGCGCGGCTGGAGGCGGAACGGATCATCGAGGGCTACCGCGTGATCCTGTCGCCGACGGGGCTGGGCCTGGGCGTGACGGTTTTCGCCAGCGTCAAGCTTGCCCATCATGGCGATGCCATCGTCGAGCGGTTCCGCGAAGAGATCCTGCTGCTCGATGCCGTCCAGGAGTGCTATTCGGTGGCCGGCGATGCCGACTACATGCTGCGCGTGGTCGTGCCGGATCTGCCGGCGCTGTCGGAATTCGTGATGCGCAAGCTGATGCGGGTGCCGGGCGTGGACAATGTCCGCTCCAATATCGTGCTGACGGCACTCAAGCGCGACGGCGCCCTGCCGTTGGCTCACCTGGGCGGGTAGGCCGGTCCGGCCGATGCCTTGCGCGAGGGTGCGCGACGTGTCACGCTGCATTCGTCATTGAAGGGGGAGACAACGATGGTCGAAGGTCACACCACGCAGCCGGCGCGTGTGGGCGGCTACGGCATGCCGGCACGGGTGCGCGCGTGGTGGGTGGCGGCCGCGGTGGCCGGCGTGACCTATGGCGGCATGCTGACCATGGTGGCCGTGGAGGTGGGGCCCGGCACGCCGCTGGCCGGCCGCATCGTCGCCCAGCCGCTGTGGAAGATGCTGATGGCGCTGTTGCTGGCACGCGCGGCGTCGTTGCACGAGATGCCGCGCGAGCGCCGCTGGCTGATCGGCGCCTTGCTGTTCTGCGCGCTGGGCGATCTCCTGCTGGCGCTGCCGGGGCTGCGGATTTCCTTTGTCGCCGGTCTGGCGTCGTTCCTGTTCGCCCATCTGTGTTATCTGCGCGTGCTGGTGACGCTGTGCGGCGCGTGTTCGCCGCTGCGGCTGATCGGCGTGGGCGCGACACTGGGCGTGGCGATCGGCATGCTGAACTGGTACTGGCCGGGCCTGGGCGTGCTGAGCGGACCGGTGGTCGCCTACGTGATCGTCCTGTCGGCCATGGTCTGCGCGGCGCTGCTCGCGCGGCTGCCCGGGCCGCTGACCGCCTGGGGTGCCGTGGCCTTCGCTGCCTCCGACGCGATGATCGGCATCAGTGTCTTTGTGTTTCCGTTCAACGATTACGAGCTGGCGATCTGGTGGAGCTATGCCGCCGCCCAGTTGCTGATCACCGCCGGCCTGCTGACCCGCCGCGCGCCACCGCCGCGCCGCGCCATGCCGATTGCCTCGGCGTAAGCTGCCGCTGTCTTTTCCCTCCCGACGGAGCCGTCATGCTGCAGACCCTGGACGCGACTGCCACGGCGGCGCGCTTGCCGTATGCCGCCCTGGCCGATGCCATCGCGCAGGTGCTGCGCGACGCGCGCGCGGGCCGGGCCCAGGCGCCGGCGCGGCTGGTGATGCCGGTGCCCGGGCCGGGCAGCCTGCTGCTGATGCCGGCGTCCAATGCCGAGATCGCCATCACCAAGATGATTACCGTGCATCCGCACAACGCCGCGCATGGGCTGCCCGCCATCCATGGCGAGGTGATGGTGATGGATGCGGCGACCGGCGTGCGTCGCCTGCTGCTCGACGGCCCAACAGTGACGGCGCATCGCACGGCCGCGGTCTCGCTGCTGGCCGCGCGGCTGCTGGCGCCGGAGCCCGCCGGCGACCTGCTGCTGATCGGGGCCGGGGCGCAGGCGCGCGCGCATCTGGAAGCGTTCCGCATGGGGCTCGGCACGCGGCGCGTCACGATCGTCACCCGCACCGAGGCCAACGCCGAGGCTCTGGCTGCCCACGCGCGCAACCTCGGCCTGGAGGCGACTGCGGTGGCTGCGGGTGACGCGGCGGGCATGGCCCAGGGGGCGCGCATCGTGCTGCCTTACGCACCGCTGGTGATCACGGCCACGTCCTCTACCCAGCCGGTCCTGCCGGACCTGCCGGAACCGGGCACGGCGGGCATGGGCCAGGTCTGGCGCGCGCAGCACTTCATTGCGGCGGTCGGCGCGTTTCGCCCCGAGATGGCCGAATTGCCACCGCGGCTGTGCAAGCAGGCCGCCGCGTCGGACCGGCTCTTTGCCGATACCCTGACCGACCTCGATGCCGAAGCGGGCGACCTGCTGCAGGCGGGCGTGCCCTGGTCGCGTGTGCAGCTGTTACAACAGTGCATCGATGCGGCGCCCCACATCGGCGCGCAGGCCGCGCCGGGGGTGCCGGTGGTGTTCAAAAGCGTGGGCAGTGCCTTGTGGGACTTGGCCGCATGCGCCCTGGCGCTGTCGAAGGCGCCGCCCGTTTGAAAATGCAGCGTCCCGCGCAAAGGTGTGCTACAGGCCCCGCGATCGGGGTGCCTGTAACAGGAAACCTCTATAAAAAAGGTTCTGGGCCAAGGCAACCAAGCAGGATAATGGCCATCCCTCCGCCTGGGAGGAGACTTGGAATGCACCGGTATCGTTTGCGCCGCATGCATCTCTTACAGGAGCAACCACAGACATGGCCTATAAAAAAGCACTGGCGGTCGCCGCCGGGATGATCCTTGCCACTGCCGCCCACGCCCAAAGCGCGGGGAGCAACATCGTCAGCCTTGGCTGGTTCCGCGTCATGCCGAACAGTTCGAGCGACCCGCTGCAGATCGACAGCGTGGGTGGTGTGCCGCTCAACCAGTCGGTACCCAACACGGGCGCCAAGATCAAGGACGCCGATACGCTCGGCCTCGCCTTCACGCACTTTTTCACCGACAACCTGGCGGTCGAACTGGTCGGCGGCATCCCGCCGCGTCACAAGATCGAGGGCACTGATTCCTTCGCGCGCTTCGGCCAGATCGGCTCGGCCAAGCAGTGGAGCCCGACCTTGCTGGCCAAGTGGTACTTCGGCGGCGCGGACAGCAAGTTCCGCCCCTACGTCGGCGCCGGCCTGAACTACACCTGGTTCACCGACGAGAAGATCACCAACAGCGCGTTCCAGACCCAGGTGCTGGGCAGCGGTTTCCCGAGCACGAGCACCGTGTCGACCGACAGCTCGCTCAACCCGGTGGTGAGCGCGGGCGCCACGTACGCCATCACCAAGGACTGGTTCCTGGGCCTGTCGGTGTCGTACCTGCCGCTGAAGACCACGGCCAAGATCGATACCACGCTGGCCAACGGTCAGCATGCCGTGACCGAAGCGAAGATCAAGATCAACCCGATCGTGACCTTCCTGTGGGTCGGCTACCGTTTCTGAGCGGCGCTGCGCTCACAAAAAAGGCGTACCACAGCGGCACGCCTTTTTTTTATCGGCTCGATGGCTCAGGCAACGGCCTTGACCGGATAGCCGGCCTGCTCGATGGCTTGGCGCAGGGCATCCGTGCCCGCGCCGCTGCGCACCGCAACGGTCTGACTGGACAGGTCCACCTGCACCTGGGCAGCGGCATCGATCTGCTGCACGGCGCGGGTGACGGCAGCGACACAGTGGCCGCAGCTCATGCCTTCAACGGAAAACGTCGTCATGTTCGGCTCCAAGGAAAGAGGGGAGAAGGATACACAGCGGCAGTATGAACCTTCCCACCATGGGAAACGCAAGCGTAAGATGCGCTTGACCTTCCTAACATGGGAAGGTCTAGGCTGATGCCATCTTCCATCCATCCGACCTGTTGCCCATGACTGCCGCCAGCCTTGCCGATGCTGCTTCGCTCGACCTGGAAATCGAGGGGATGACCTGTGCCGCCTGCGCCGGCCGGGTCGAACGCGCGCTGCGCGCGGTGCCAGGGGTGACGCAGGCCAGTGTCAATCTCGCCACCGAGCGTGCGCGCGTTCAGCGGGGCGACGCCGTCAGCGGCGATGCGCTGGTCGCGGCGGTGGTGGCGGCCGGCTATGAAGCGCGTGTCGCGTCGGACGAAACGGCGGTCGCGCCGCCCGGCGCCGCGCCGGGCTTCTGGGATGGCCCCGGCCCTGTGTGGGTATCGGCGGCATTGTCGCTGCCGCTGGTGGCACCGATGGTGGCCGGCTGGCTGGGGGCCGGGTGGATGCTGCCGGCGTGGCTGCAATGGCTGCTGGCGACGCCGGTGCAGTGCGTGATCGGCGCGCGTTTCTACCGGGCCGGCTGGAAGGCGCTGCGCGCGGGGGCCGGCAACATGGACTTGCTGGTGGCGCTGGGTACCTCTGCGGCCTACGGGCTGTCGCTGTGGCTGTGGTGGCGTGCCGATGCGGGCGACATGCCGCACCTGTATTTCGAGAGCGCCGCGGTCGTCATCACGCTGGTGCGGCTGGGCAAGTGGCTGGAGGCGCGCGCCAAGCGGCAGACCGCCCAGGCTATCCGCGCGCTGCAGGCGCTGCGGCCCGACACCGCCCGCGTGCGCGGTGCCGACGGCACGCTGCGGGATGTGCCCATCGCCCGGGTTCGCGTGGGCGATGCGGTGTCGGTGCGCGCGGGCGAGCGCATTGCCGTCGACGGCACGGTGGTGGAGGGCGCCAGCCATGTCGACCAGTCGATGCTGACCGGTGAGAGCCTGCCCGTGCCGAAGCGCGCGGGTGACCACGTGACGGCCGGCGCCATCGCCACCGACGGCGTGCTGCTGGTGCGCACCACGGCCATCGGCGCGGACACCATGCTCTCGCGCATCATCCGCCTGGTCGAGGATGCGCAGGCCGCCAAGCCGCCGATCCAGCAGCTGGTGGACCGTGTCAGCGCGATCTTCGTGCCGGCCGTGCTGGTGGCCGCGTTGGTGACGCTGGCCGGCTGGATGATCGCGGGGGCCGGGTGGGAGAGCGCCATCGTCAATGCGGTGGCGGTGCTGGTGATCGCCTGTCCGTGCGCGCTGGGGCTGGCGACGCCGTCGGCCGTCATGGCCGGGACCGGGGCCGGCGCGCGGCGCGGCATCCTGATCGCCGATGCGCAGGCGCTGGAGCGCGCGCAGCAGGTGGACTTCGTGGTGTTCGACAAGACTGGCACGCTGACGCTCGGCCAGCCGCGCGTGGTGGCGGTGGAAGCGGCGCCGGACATCGACCCGGACGCCGTGCTCGACCAGCTCGCCGCGCTGCAGGCCGAGCACACGCACCCGCTGGCGCAGGCCACACGCGACCATGCGGCGGCGCACGGCCGTGGTGTCGCGCCGGCGCAATCGCCCGAAGTCCTGGCCGGCCGGGGCGTGCGCGGCGTCGTGGACGGCGCGGTGCTGGCGCTCGGCAATGCGCGCTGGATGGACGAGCTGCAACTCGATCGCACCGGCCTGCAGGCACGTGCCGATGCGCTGGAAGCGCAGGGCCAGACCGTCTCCTGGCTGGCGCGGACCGAAGCGGACGGCCGGGCGCAGCTGCGCGGCCTGATTGCGTTCGGCGATGCGCTCAAGCCGGGCGCGCGGGAGGCGGTGGCCGAACTGCGCCGCCGCGGCATCCGCACCGCGCTGGTGACGGGCGACAACGCGGGCGCTGCGCGCGGCGTGGCCGAGGCGCTCGGCATCGAGACGGTGGCGGCGCAGGTGCTGCCGCAGGACAAGGCCGCGCGGGTGACGGCATGGCAGCGCGGCGGCCACGTGGTGGCGATGGTCGGCGACGGCATCAACGACGCGCCCGCGCTGGCCGCGGCCGATGTCGGCATCGCCATGGCCACCGGCACCGATGTCGCCATGCAGGCCGCCGGCATCACGCTGATGCGCGGCGAGCCGCGCCTGGTGCCGGCCGCGCTCGACCTGTCGCAGCGCACCGTCGCCAAGATCCGCCAGAACCTGTTCTGGGCGTTCGTCTACAACGTGGTGGGGATTCCGCTGGCGGCCTTCGGGCTGCTGTCGCCCACCTTTGCCGGCGCGGCGATGGCGTTCTCCAGCGTGAGCGTCGTCACCAATGCGCTGATGCTGCGGCGCTGGCACCCGCGCTGGGAAACCGCCGCCGCCGGGGGAGACCGCACATGACCCGTGCCGACCTGAACGATGCATCGCAAGACGGCCCCGTCAACATCGGCGAGGCGGCCAAGGCCAGCGGTGTCTCGGCCAAGATGATCCGCTACTACGAGGGTATCGGCCTGCTGCCGCCCAGCCCGCGCACCGAGGGTAACTACCGGGTCTATGATCCGCGCGCGCTGCATGTGCTGCGGTTCATCCACCGGGCGCGCTCGCTCGGGTTCTCGCTCGAAGAGATTCGCACGCTGCTCTCGCTGTGGCACGACCGCGCGCGCGCCAGCGCCGACGTGAAGGCCATCACGATGCGCCACGTGGCCGACCTCGATGCGCGCATCCGCGAGCTGCAAGGCATGCGCGATACGCTGGTGACGCTCGCCGACGCCTGCCACGGCGACGACCGCCCGGACTGTCCGATCCTCGAGGGCGTGGCCGGGGAGGCTTCGCCCTGCTGCGATGCTGCGCTGCCCGATCCGGACCGGCACGGCTGACCATCGGGCTGATTGTCGGGCTGACCAGCGCAGCGCGCGCGGCGTCCATGCCACAATCAGGCAACCCAACGAGGAGACGCCCATGACGCAAGCCCCCGCCACGGTCGATGCGCTGGAGACGCGGCAGCGGATGAAGGACGGCACCGAGCTGTTCGTGCGGACCTGGCTGCCGGCGCCCGAGGCGGGTGAGCCCCGCGGCACCGTCATCCTCGTGCATGGCATGGCCGAGCACAGCGGCCGGTATCCGCATGTGGCGCAGGTGCTGTGCGAGCTCGGCTTGCGCGTGCGCGCCTTCGATCTGCGCGGCCACGGCAGGAGCGGCGGCCCGCGCATGGCGCTCGATGCGCCCGACAACTACCTTACCGATCTCGCGGAAATCCTCGATGCCACCGTCGCCGAGTGGAACGAGATGCCGTTCGTGCTCGGCCACAGCATGGGCGGGCTGATCGTCGCGCGCTTCGCCACCGCGCGCGTGCGGCCGGTGCGCGGCGTGCTGCTGTCGTCGCCCGCGCTGCGGCTCAAGCTGCCGCCCGGCGCCAATGTCGTGCGCGGGCTGCTCTCTGCAGTGGCGCCGAAGCTGCCGGTGCCCAATCCCGTCGATCCCGCCAGGCTGTCGCATGATCCGTCGGTGGGCGCCGCGTATCGGGCCGACCCGCAGGTGCAGAAGACCATCAGCGCGTCGGTGCTGGCGTTCATGCTCAACGCCATCACCCAGGCGCAGCAGGACGCGCCCCGGCTGGAGGCGCCCATGCTGCTGCTGGCGGGCGGCGCCGACACCATCGTCGATCCTTCGGGCAGCCGGGATTTCTGCGCCGGCGCGCCGGAAGACCTGCGCACGCTGGCCTGGTTCGAGACCGCGTATCACGAACTGTTCAACGAGGCCGAGCCGATGCGCGGTGAAGCGTTCGGGGCGATGCGGGCGTGGCTGGCCGGGCGGATCTGAGCCCGGGGCGATCGGACAAAAACAAAACACCCAAGAGCAGGCAGGAGACATGGAGACCTACGACTACATCATCATCGGCGCGGGCTCGGCGGGCTGCGTCCTGGCCAATCGCCTGACACTGGATCCGGAGGTGTCGGTGCTGCTGCTGGAGGCCGGCGGCAAGGACGACTATCACTGGATCCACATCCCCGTCGGCTACCTGTATTGCATCGGCAACCCGCGCACCGACTGGCTGTATCGCACGCAGGCCGAGCCGGGCCTGAACGGCCGTTCGCTGGGGTATCCGCGCGGCCGCGTGCTGGGCGGCTGCTCGTCGATCAACGGGATGATCTACATGCGCGGCCAGCGCGAGGACTACGACGGCTGGGCGGCGCTGACCGGTGACGATGCGTGGGAGTGGGACGCGGTGTTGCCGTTCTTCAAGGCCTCGGAGCATTACCACGGCGGCGCCGACGCCTGGCACGGTACCGGCGGCGAATGGCGGGTCGAGCCGCAGCGGCTGCACTGGCAGATCCTGGAAAGCTTCATCGAGGCGGCGGTACAGGCCGGCATTCCGCGCACGGAGGATTTCAACCGCGGCGACAACTTTGGCGTGGGCTACTTCGAGGTCAACCAGAAGCGCGGTATCCGCTGGAACACGGCCAAGGGGTTCCTGCGGCCGGCGTCGCAGCGGCCGAACCTGACCATCGTGACCGGGGCGCAGGTGCGGGCGCTGACCTTCGACGGTCGGCGCTGCACGGGCGTGACGTATCGCGGTGCGGGGCAGGACTACGCGGCGGCCGCCCGCGAGGAGGTCGTGCTGTCGGCGGGCGCGGTCAACTCGCCGCAGCTGCTGGAGCTGTCGGGCATCGGGCAGCCGCAGCGGCTGCAGGCGCTGGGCATTGCCGTGCGCCACGCGCTGCCCGGCGTCGGCGAGAACCTGCAGGACCACCTGCAGCTGCGCAGCGTGATCAAGGTGCACGGCGTGCCGACGCTCAACACGCGCGCCGCCAGCTGGTGGGGCAAGGCTATGATCGGCATGCAGTACGCCTTCAACCGGAGCGGGCCGATGAGCATGGCGCCGTCGCAGCTGGGCGCGTTCGCCCGGTCCGATCCGTCCGTCGCGCGGCCGGATGTGGAGTATCACGTGCAGCCGCTGTCGCTCGACAAGTTCGGCGATCCGCTGCACGCCTTCAATGCGTTCACTGCCAGCGTCTGCAACCTGCGGCCGACCTCGCGCGGCACGGTGCATCTCGCCTCGGCCGATCCGTTCGCCGCGCCGGTCATCGCGCCCAACTACCTGTCGACGGACGCCGACCGCAAGGTCGCCGCCGCGTCGCTGCGCCTGACGCGCCGCATCGTGTCGCAGCCGGCGCTGGCCAGGTACCGGCCGGAGGAATATCTGCCCGGCGCCGCGCTCCAGACCGACGAAGACCTCGCGCGCGCCGCCGGCGACATCGGCACGACCATCTTCCACCCGGTCGGCACCTGCCGCATGGGCCGGGCGGACGACGCCGGCGCGGTGGTCGATGCGCAGCTGCGGGTACGCGGCATCGAGGGCCTGCGCGTGGTCGACGCATCCGTCATGCCGACCATCACCTCGGGCAACACCAACTCGCCGACCATCATGATCGCGGAGAAGGCCGGCGAGATGATCCGCGCGGCGCGGCGGGCCCGCGCGCGGGGCGAGGCCGTGCCGGCCTGACGGGCGTCGACACGGCCGTGACATGACGGCTGTGTCATATCGATGGGCCCTAGGCGAGGCCCCGATACGTAACTCTACGTAAGCCCTTGGGCGGGCCGCAAATTCAATGCCGGCGCGGGTTGGCGGCCGCAAGCCGGGGCTCAGGCACCTCGGTACAAACCCCGATGTTGTGCGACACAGCAGCCGTCGACAATCATCCGCTATATAAGAAGACGGCGGGAGACAGCTGGGAATCATGGCGCAGGACATCATTCTCGAGACGCGCGGACTCACCAAGGCCTTCAAGGGCTTCACCGCCGTGTCCGACGTCAACCTTCGTGTGCGGCGCGGTTCCATCCACGCCCTGATCGGCCCGAACGGCGCCGGCAAGACCACCTGCTTCAACCTGCTGACCAAATTCCTGGTGCCCACGCGCGGCACCATTCTGTTCAACGGCGTCGACATCACGCCGGAGCGGCCGGCGGAGATCGCGCGCCGGGGCGTGATCCGCTCGTTCCAGATCTCCGCCGTGTTTCCGCACCTGTCCGTGCTGGAAAACGTTCGCGTCGGGCTGCAGCGCCAGCTCGGCACGGCCTATGCCTTCTGGCGCAGCGAGAAGACGCTGGCGGTGCTCAATGATCGGGCCATGCAGCTGCTCGACCAGGTGGGCCTCACGCCGTTCGCCGGCACGGTGACGGTGGAGCTGCCCTACGGCCGCAAGCGCGCGCTGGAGATCGCCACCACGCTGGCGATGGAGCCCGAGCTGATGCTGCTCGACGAGCCGACGCAGGGCATGGGCCACGAAGATGTGGACCGCGTGACCGAGCTGATCCAGCGCGTGGCCGAGGGCCGCACGATCCTGATGGTCGAGCACAACATGAACGTGGTGTCGTCCATTGCCGACAAGATCACGGTGCTGCAGCGCGGCCAGATCCTGGCCGAGGGCCCGTACGAAGATGTCTCGAAGAACCCGCAGGTGATGGAGGCCTACATGGGCACCGCCGATGCGGCGCTGGAAGGCCACTGACGCCGCCCGCGGCCATCGGCGCGGGGCACGGTATGCCACCGCATGCGTCATCGAATGTTTGACCCGGACACACGAGAACACCGCATGAGCACGCCCGCGCTCCAGATCAAGGACCTGCACGCCTGGTACGGCGAGTCGCACATCCTGCACGGCGTCGACCTGACCGTGAACCGCGGCGAGGTCGTCACGCTGCTCGGCCGCAACGGCGCGGGCCGCACCACCACGCTGCGCGCCATCATGGGCCTGGTCGGCACGCGCAAGGGGTCCATCGTCGTGCACGACGACGCGGGCCAGGGCGTCGAAACCATCGGCCTGCCCACGCACCGCATCGCCCATTGCGGCATCGGCTATTGCCCGGAGGAGCGCGGCATCTTCGCCAGCCTGTCGTGCGAGGAGAACCTGCTGCTGCCGCCGGTGCTCAAGGGCCCGGTGGCCAAGCGCGGCAACGCGGGCATGAGCGTGGCCGAGATCTACGAGATGTTTCCCAACCTGAAGGAGCGCCGCAACAGCCAGGGCACGCGCCTGTCGGGCGGCGAGCAGCAGATGCTGGCGGTCGGGCGCATCCTGCGCACGGGGGCCAACCTGCTGCTGCTCGACGAGATCTCCGAGGGCCTGGCGCCGGTGATCGTGCAGGCGCTGGCCCGCATGATCCTGATGCTCAAGAAGCGCGGCTACACGGTGGTGATGGTGGAGCAGAACTTCCGCTTCGCGGCGCCGCTGGCCGATCGCTTCTACGTGATGGAACACGGCCGCATCGTCGAGCGCTTCGAGGCGGCCCAGCTGCAGGACAAGATGCCGATACTGCATGAGCTGCTCGGCGTTTGATCGCTTTGCTTGACCTTTGCGCGGGGCGTGATCCGTCCGGCGCGCACGACACAGGAGACAAGACGATGACACTCAAGAAGCTGGCTGGTGCACTGATGGCGGCAGGACTGGGCCTCGCGGCATCCGGCGCGCATGCCCAGGTCTCGGGCGACAAGGTGAAGATCGGCTACATCACCGATCTCTCCGGCCTGTATGCCGACATCGACGGGCAGGGCGGCGTCGAGGCGGTCAAGATGGCGATCGAGGATGCGGGCGGCAAGGTGCTCGGCAAGCCGATCGAACTGGTCACGGCCGACCACCAGAACAAGGCCGACATCGCCGCTTCCAAGGCCCGCGAGTGGATGGACCAGCAGGGCATCGACATGCTGCTGGGCGGTACCAACTCGGCCACCTCGCTGGCGATGAGCAAGGTGGCGGCGGAGAAGAAGCGCGTCTTCATCGGCATCGGCGCCGGCACGGCCCGCCTGACCAACGAGGAGTGCACGCCGTACACGATCCACTATGCGTACGACACGGTGGCGCTGGCCAAGGGCACCGGCAGCGCGGTGGTCAAGCAGGGCGGCAAGTCGTGGTTCTTCCTGACCGCCGACTACGCCTTCGGCCATTCGCTGGAGAACGATACCGCCGCCGTGGTCAAGGCCCACGGCGGCACGGTGGTGGGCTCGGTCAAGCATCCGCTGTCGGCCTCGGACTTCTCGTCGTACCTGCTGCAGGCGCAGGCGTCCAAGGCGCAGATCCTGGGGCTGGCCAACGCGGGCGGCGACACCATCAACGCGATCAAGGCGGCCAAGGAGTTCGGCATCACCAAGACGATGAAGATCGCCGGCCTGCTGATGTTCATCAACGACGTGCACAGCCTCGGCCTGCAGACCGCCGAAGGCCTGCTGATGACCGACAGCTGGTACTGGGACATGAACGACGCCACCCGCAAGTTCGCCGCCCGGTACTTCTCCAAGATGAAGAAGATGCCGAGCAGCCTGCAGGCCGCCGACTACTCGGCCGTGTCGAACTACATCAAGACGGTGGCCGCGGCCGGCACGGATGACCCCGACAAGGTGATCGCGCAACTGAAGAAGACGCAGCTCAACGACTTCTTCTCCAAGGGCACGATCCGCGCCGATGGCCGCTATGTCCACGACATGTACCTGATGCAGGTGAAGACCCCGGCCGAGTCGAAGAAGCCGTGGGACTACATGAAGATCGTGGCGACCATTCCGGGCGACCAGGCGTTCACCACGCCGGCCGAGTCGAAGTGCCCGCTGCTCAAGAAGTAAGGCGCCAAGCCATCCGGTGTCGTCCGGCGCGTGCCGGGCGGCGCCGGCAACGGTCTCTTTTTCCCGATACGTGATGGACATCTTCGG containing:
- a CDS encoding ABC transporter ATP-binding protein; this encodes MSTPALQIKDLHAWYGESHILHGVDLTVNRGEVVTLLGRNGAGRTTTLRAIMGLVGTRKGSIVVHDDAGQGVETIGLPTHRIAHCGIGYCPEERGIFASLSCEENLLLPPVLKGPVAKRGNAGMSVAEIYEMFPNLKERRNSQGTRLSGGEQQMLAVGRILRTGANLLLLDEISEGLAPVIVQALARMILMLKKRGYTVVMVEQNFRFAAPLADRFYVMEHGRIVERFEAAQLQDKMPILHELLGV
- a CDS encoding ABC transporter substrate-binding protein, with product MTLKKLAGALMAAGLGLAASGAHAQVSGDKVKIGYITDLSGLYADIDGQGGVEAVKMAIEDAGGKVLGKPIELVTADHQNKADIAASKAREWMDQQGIDMLLGGTNSATSLAMSKVAAEKKRVFIGIGAGTARLTNEECTPYTIHYAYDTVALAKGTGSAVVKQGGKSWFFLTADYAFGHSLENDTAAVVKAHGGTVVGSVKHPLSASDFSSYLLQAQASKAQILGLANAGGDTINAIKAAKEFGITKTMKIAGLLMFINDVHSLGLQTAEGLLMTDSWYWDMNDATRKFAARYFSKMKKMPSSLQAADYSAVSNYIKTVAAAGTDDPDKVIAQLKKTQLNDFFSKGTIRADGRYVHDMYLMQVKTPAESKKPWDYMKIVATIPGDQAFTTPAESKCPLLKK